One genomic region from Rhodothermales bacterium encodes:
- a CDS encoding helix-turn-helix domain-containing protein has protein sequence MEPSDNIREAGRRLARDMRAIRTERRISTDAVIRATKAAPNVVSEFESNALIGNPMYNRVYLRLFVRGYAEVLGIKPDDALAAVDEVMEGRYTDGLARTYLKEYDKAQAVEPEPLPERTEPSKPAKPEIPEDLIEASVPIPPAPPSQESVEDLPGVEVFEPPGSTKTQEKSGSRVPPAAAKPTVAAAERTRGPKVLLPDAGDVAKWIGAVLGAAVVAFAAWYLWPRGVEEASVPQVAQDTTRVQIPVLPPRIVLPDTADFFLIAARDTLNPIRLTAAQALVDSQWYNMGVRTPVWVEFGDTLQVRVTDSLAVELHANDVDVVVAGMTMPVRLQQNGRRFVLYKADVQARLDSLRQARALPTG, from the coding sequence TTGGAGCCAAGCGACAACATACGGGAAGCCGGACGCCGCCTGGCCCGGGACATGCGGGCCATCAGGACGGAGCGCAGGATATCCACGGATGCCGTAATCCGCGCCACCAAGGCCGCGCCGAACGTGGTGAGCGAGTTCGAGAGCAACGCGCTCATCGGCAACCCGATGTACAACCGGGTCTATCTGCGTCTCTTTGTGCGTGGCTACGCCGAGGTTCTCGGTATCAAGCCGGACGATGCGCTTGCTGCCGTGGACGAGGTCATGGAGGGTCGGTACACGGACGGCTTGGCCCGAACCTACCTGAAGGAGTACGACAAGGCTCAGGCCGTCGAGCCTGAGCCCCTGCCAGAGCGCACCGAGCCATCCAAGCCGGCAAAACCGGAGATTCCCGAGGACCTGATCGAGGCTTCGGTACCGATTCCTCCAGCACCGCCCTCGCAGGAGTCCGTGGAGGATCTGCCGGGCGTGGAGGTGTTTGAGCCTCCCGGCAGCACGAAAACGCAGGAGAAATCAGGTTCGCGAGTCCCGCCCGCCGCTGCAAAGCCCACCGTTGCAGCCGCGGAGCGGACTCGTGGACCGAAAGTGTTGCTGCCGGACGCCGGGGACGTGGCCAAGTGGATCGGCGCGGTGCTGGGAGCAGCTGTTGTGGCCTTCGCTGCGTGGTATCTCTGGCCACGCGGCGTAGAGGAGGCGAGCGTGCCGCAGGTGGCTCAGGACACCACCAGGGTGCAGATTCCCGTTCTTCCACCGCGCATTGTTCTGCCTGACACGGCCGACTTCTTCCTGATCGCGGCTCGTGATACGCTGAATCCGATCCGGTTGACCGCGGCCCAGGCTCTGGTGGACAGCCAGTGGTACAACATGGGCGTGCGCACCCCGGTGTGGGTAGAGTTCGGGGATACGCTGCAGGTTCGCGTGACGGACAGTCTGGCCGTCGAACTGCATGCGAACGATGTGGATGTCGTGGTCGCGGGCATGACCATGCCCGTTCGACTCCAGCAGAACGGCCGACGGTTCGTGCTGTATAAAGCAGACGTCCAGGCCCGGCTGGATTCTCTCCGCCAGGCGCGTGCCTTGCCCACTGGATGA
- the ligA gene encoding NAD-dependent DNA ligase LigA, with protein sequence MSATLIAETRSLLAALQPDVPDRTTADLQAAALRRVLNAHARRYYVLDDPLITDGEYDRLIHYLRRLEAEWPELLTADSPTHRVGGEALSAFEKVRHPEPMLSLGNAFDADDLRAWYTRCRKGLGLEEGAQLAVTCELKIDGLAVALTYAHGILERAATRGDGVVGENITANVRTIGAIPLRLSGDAPALVEVRGEVYFPLTGFAKLNEAQAAKGERAYANPRNAAAGSLRQLDPKITATRPLSFFAYSVGPFQGHMPESQSLTLSKLAALGMPTNEHATRFDQIEEAVAYCERWAEHRDSLDYEIDGVVVKVDDFAAQQALGAVSHAPRWAVAFKFPAREATTILRDIAVNVGRTGVIKPEAVLEPVGIGGVTVSQATLHNEDYILSRDIRIGDTVVVKRAGDVIPAVVGPVPGARDGTERIWSMPDRCPVCDTPLERLEGEADYYCVASDCPAQFIRLVEHFVSRGAMDIEGFGTKLSIQLVESGLVSTLDDIFRLQMEDLLQLEGFAGRKAENLLAGIDAARHRTLARLIFGLGIRHVGKTVGELLVSVFPDMQALGEATVESLVAVDGVGAVIAQSVVDWFARPHNVELVDALRSLGVNTTRLPEEAPAEGSDASDLAGKTFVVTGTLEGMSRSDAQNAIKAAGGKVTGSVSRNTDYLVVGASPGSKLQKAEDLGVQVLNQAAFQALIKA encoded by the coding sequence ATGAGCGCAACCCTGATTGCCGAGACACGGAGCCTTCTGGCCGCCCTTCAGCCGGACGTGCCCGACAGGACGACCGCGGACCTTCAGGCGGCCGCCCTGCGACGGGTTCTGAACGCGCATGCGCGCCGGTACTATGTCCTGGATGACCCGCTGATTACCGATGGGGAGTACGATCGGCTGATTCATTACCTCCGTCGACTGGAGGCCGAGTGGCCGGAGCTGCTTACGGCTGACTCCCCGACGCATCGCGTGGGCGGTGAGGCGCTGTCGGCCTTTGAGAAAGTGCGGCATCCCGAGCCTATGCTGTCGCTCGGCAATGCCTTCGACGCCGACGATCTGCGGGCCTGGTATACCCGGTGTCGCAAGGGCCTCGGACTGGAAGAGGGTGCGCAGCTCGCGGTCACCTGCGAGCTCAAGATTGACGGACTCGCCGTGGCGTTGACCTACGCACACGGCATCCTGGAACGTGCCGCCACGCGGGGGGACGGAGTCGTCGGAGAGAACATCACGGCCAACGTGCGCACGATCGGTGCTATTCCCTTGCGACTTTCGGGCGATGCGCCTGCGCTGGTCGAGGTCCGCGGAGAGGTGTACTTCCCGCTCACGGGCTTTGCCAAACTGAACGAAGCGCAGGCCGCAAAGGGCGAGCGTGCGTATGCAAACCCGCGAAACGCCGCTGCCGGCAGTCTGCGCCAGTTGGATCCGAAAATCACGGCGACGCGCCCACTGTCGTTCTTTGCATACAGCGTGGGTCCGTTTCAGGGGCATATGCCTGAATCCCAGTCGCTGACGTTATCCAAACTGGCGGCGCTGGGGATGCCCACCAACGAACACGCGACACGATTCGACCAGATCGAGGAGGCCGTGGCGTATTGCGAGCGTTGGGCCGAACACCGGGACAGCCTGGATTACGAGATCGACGGCGTGGTCGTGAAGGTGGACGACTTCGCTGCCCAGCAGGCGCTCGGCGCGGTTTCTCATGCCCCGCGGTGGGCGGTGGCCTTCAAGTTTCCTGCGCGCGAGGCGACTACCATCCTGCGTGACATCGCCGTCAATGTCGGGCGCACGGGGGTGATCAAACCGGAAGCCGTGCTCGAACCGGTTGGAATTGGCGGGGTCACGGTGTCCCAGGCGACCCTGCACAACGAGGACTACATTCTGTCGCGCGACATTCGCATCGGCGACACGGTGGTCGTCAAACGGGCGGGAGACGTCATTCCAGCTGTGGTTGGACCTGTGCCCGGCGCCAGGGACGGGACGGAGCGCATATGGAGCATGCCCGATCGCTGTCCCGTCTGCGACACGCCACTCGAACGCCTGGAGGGCGAAGCCGACTACTATTGTGTCGCCTCCGATTGTCCTGCTCAGTTCATCCGCCTTGTCGAGCACTTCGTGTCACGCGGGGCCATGGACATCGAGGGGTTCGGTACCAAGTTGTCCATCCAGCTGGTCGAATCCGGGCTTGTTTCGACACTGGATGACATCTTTCGCCTTCAGATGGAGGATCTCCTGCAGCTGGAAGGTTTCGCCGGACGCAAGGCCGAGAATCTGTTGGCAGGCATCGACGCCGCGAGGCACCGCACCCTGGCTCGGCTCATCTTCGGACTTGGTATCCGGCATGTCGGCAAGACGGTAGGCGAATTGCTCGTTTCCGTCTTTCCCGATATGCAGGCTCTGGGGGAGGCAACGGTGGAGTCGCTGGTAGCCGTCGACGGCGTCGGAGCGGTCATCGCCCAGAGTGTGGTGGACTGGTTCGCGCGCCCGCACAATGTGGAACTGGTTGACGCACTGCGAAGCCTGGGCGTCAATACCACCCGTCTGCCGGAGGAAGCCCCGGCCGAAGGCTCAGATGCCAGCGACCTCGCCGGCAAGACGTTCGTCGTGACCGGCACACTCGAAGGCATGTCCCGGTCGGACGCCCAAAACGCCATCAAGGCGGCTGGCGGAAAGGTCACGGGATCGGTCAGTCGAAACACGGACTATCTGGTGGTTGGCGCCAGTCCCGGCTCCAAACTGCAGAAAGCGGAGGATCTCGGGGTGCAGGTCTTGAACCAGGCGGCGTTTCAGGCGCTCATTAAGGCATGA
- a CDS encoding sodium:solute symporter, with the protein MTGIDYAVIAVYLLGVAALGIRMSGRQASATDYFLGGRDLPWWAVSFSVVATETSTLTVIGIPAVAYGGSLTFFQLTFGYILGRVLVAWLFLPRYLSGSMRTAYEFLGDRFGAGVRSLASGTFLITRLLADGVRLFATAIPVRVMLLSAGLDVGYPVIIGTIAVVTTVYTLIGGLKAVVWVDVVQMILYLGGAAFALVLLSGQLPAGWWESAREAGKLVTIDGGEGLLSWLLSPYVFPTAVIGGAIFSMASHGTDHLIVQRLLACRTLADSRRALIMSGFVVMAQFAAFLAVGLLLWGYYEGATLEALGLSRGDEVFPKFIVEGMPPGISGLLLAGIIAAAMSTLSSSLNALASSTVFDILGWVRRDRSPLDADSELRISRWATLGWGLVFIVFANLFRDQQNPVVELGLAIASFTYGGLLGAFLLGMWNDRPRAADAGVALVGSVILMTLIIFGVWYGPEGWTWAFRPDAAALGLRSIAWPWYTAIGAALTLGIGSLTALRHR; encoded by the coding sequence ATGACGGGCATCGATTACGCGGTGATCGCAGTGTACCTGCTTGGCGTTGCTGCGCTGGGAATCCGCATGAGCGGTCGACAGGCCTCGGCAACGGACTACTTCCTGGGTGGGCGGGACTTGCCCTGGTGGGCGGTTTCCTTCTCGGTGGTGGCCACCGAAACCAGTACGCTCACGGTGATCGGCATTCCGGCCGTGGCCTACGGCGGCTCGCTGACGTTCTTCCAGCTGACGTTCGGCTATATCCTGGGCCGGGTGCTCGTCGCCTGGCTGTTCCTGCCCCGGTATCTGTCCGGGTCCATGAGAACGGCCTACGAGTTCCTGGGCGACCGCTTCGGCGCGGGTGTGCGCTCGCTTGCTTCAGGCACGTTTCTCATCACGCGCCTGCTTGCGGATGGAGTCCGTCTCTTTGCCACCGCAATCCCGGTGAGGGTGATGTTGCTCTCGGCCGGTCTCGATGTCGGATATCCGGTCATCATCGGCACCATTGCGGTCGTGACCACGGTCTACACGCTGATCGGCGGACTGAAGGCGGTTGTTTGGGTCGATGTGGTTCAGATGATCCTCTATCTCGGCGGCGCGGCCTTTGCCCTGGTTCTGCTCTCCGGTCAATTGCCAGCCGGCTGGTGGGAATCGGCCCGGGAGGCCGGCAAACTGGTTACCATAGACGGGGGAGAAGGACTGCTGAGCTGGCTGCTCTCCCCGTACGTCTTCCCGACGGCCGTCATCGGGGGCGCCATTTTCTCGATGGCCTCTCATGGCACGGATCACCTGATTGTGCAACGTCTCCTGGCGTGCCGAACGCTTGCCGACAGCAGAAGGGCACTGATCATGAGTGGTTTTGTGGTCATGGCTCAGTTCGCCGCCTTCCTCGCAGTCGGCCTGCTGCTCTGGGGCTACTACGAGGGGGCCACCCTGGAGGCCTTGGGTCTGTCGAGGGGCGATGAGGTCTTCCCCAAGTTCATCGTGGAAGGCATGCCTCCAGGCATCTCGGGCCTCTTGCTGGCAGGTATCATCGCGGCTGCCATGAGCACGCTGTCGTCCAGCCTCAACGCGCTGGCGTCTTCCACGGTATTCGACATTCTGGGATGGGTGCGACGAGATCGATCACCCCTGGATGCAGATTCAGAACTCCGCATATCGCGCTGGGCGACATTGGGTTGGGGCCTTGTCTTCATCGTCTTTGCCAACCTGTTTCGGGACCAGCAGAACCCGGTCGTGGAACTGGGCTTGGCCATCGCCTCCTTCACGTATGGGGGACTGCTCGGTGCCTTTCTCCTGGGCATGTGGAATGATCGGCCCCGGGCTGCCGATGCGGGCGTGGCGCTTGTCGGCTCCGTCATCTTGATGACGCTCATCATTTTCGGCGTCTGGTACGGTCCGGAGGGGTGGACCTGGGCGTTCAGGCCTGACGCGGCTGCCCTGGGCTTGCGCTCGATCGCATGGCCGTGGTACACCGCCATCGGGGCGGCCCTCACGCTTGGAATCGGATCCTTGACTGCCCTGCGGCATAGGTGA
- a CDS encoding HDIG domain-containing protein: protein MALFKRDPKKARRAKAPVVRLEGVGAEEQKARRRAQYRKTSIFLALVVLTVLAFVRGGTVKQQVTEGDVWRQDNLSAPFDFAIEKPAAVQAAEQEEARTTTPPVFNLDPEYLRDARERSDTLLARIERALEARARFQANRLRGRQAEATADSVVWEALRAQINLPLNSRHWRLLFQSYNERIPGASSASRAPSSGPRLDARVMVDVWSLSQQTLRAGILDVSKDSILASQVEVRDLEDRTREERPITSVYDVAGAIRTARENLSVTFDQRPDTVGIAMAFFGRVAQPNLLYDEATTRDRWNAAISRLSQNAGRVRVNEVIVRRGDVITEDIQLKISSLERALDQRRGARLVWQTLAGQLMLTLAIYVWFFLYLFLLRRVIFEDNRMVLLLAILFTMVVVMYGTALRIEAIDVYMVPVAIAAVLMTVIFDSRVAIFGLLTMAVLGSVLAGMDLVYLLSTLFAGTLGVFSVRDIRNRSQFFVSAGVVYLGYVVILLAAFLLESTSLERFLDQLLFVAINSVLVLLAYGFLWAFERGFGLTTDVTLLELSDTNRPLLKELSLKAPGTFNHTLQVANLAEAAASAIGANALLTRVGALYHDVGKMEKPEYFVENQRGGHNPHDQLKPRMSALIIASHVKEGLATAEEYGLPDAVNRFIPMHHGTTRIEYFYRKAIDGQSDDDEVMESDFRYPGPRPDSKETAILMLADSVEAASRTLDNPTHKKLKTLIDGLVESRVDDHQLSDTDLTFRDLTRIKETFLNLLMGQFHGRVKYPGGTGEGSEADADAPTATNGQSDTSPAPTEQTSRPD from the coding sequence ATGGCGTTGTTCAAGCGAGACCCCAAAAAGGCCCGACGGGCCAAGGCCCCGGTGGTTCGTCTCGAGGGAGTCGGCGCTGAGGAGCAGAAAGCCCGTCGCCGGGCGCAGTACCGAAAGACGAGCATATTTCTGGCGCTCGTCGTGCTGACGGTGCTCGCGTTCGTCCGTGGTGGCACGGTCAAGCAACAGGTTACCGAGGGCGATGTCTGGCGACAGGACAATTTGTCGGCGCCGTTTGATTTCGCGATCGAGAAGCCTGCTGCGGTGCAGGCGGCCGAGCAGGAAGAGGCGCGCACAACCACGCCGCCCGTCTTCAATCTGGATCCCGAGTACCTGCGGGATGCCCGGGAACGCAGCGATACGCTGCTTGCCCGCATAGAGCGCGCACTCGAGGCCCGGGCACGCTTCCAGGCCAATCGTCTCCGGGGGCGCCAGGCGGAGGCGACGGCTGACTCTGTGGTCTGGGAGGCTCTGCGGGCGCAGATCAACCTGCCGCTGAATTCAAGGCATTGGCGGCTGCTGTTTCAGTCGTACAACGAACGCATTCCGGGGGCCTCCTCGGCATCACGCGCGCCGAGCAGCGGACCCAGGTTGGACGCACGGGTCATGGTCGACGTCTGGTCGCTGTCCCAGCAGACGCTCAGAGCTGGTATTCTTGACGTCTCGAAGGACTCGATTCTGGCCAGTCAGGTGGAGGTTCGCGATCTCGAAGATCGAACCCGGGAGGAACGGCCGATTACCTCCGTGTACGACGTCGCAGGCGCGATCAGAACGGCGCGGGAAAATCTCTCGGTCACGTTCGATCAGCGACCGGACACCGTTGGCATCGCCATGGCCTTCTTCGGCCGCGTTGCCCAGCCCAACCTGCTGTACGATGAAGCCACTACGCGGGACCGGTGGAACGCGGCAATTTCCCGCCTGTCGCAGAACGCCGGGCGCGTGCGCGTGAACGAGGTGATCGTGCGGCGTGGAGACGTCATCACGGAGGATATTCAGCTCAAGATTTCCTCCCTGGAACGGGCACTGGACCAGCGGCGAGGGGCGCGACTCGTCTGGCAAACGCTCGCCGGCCAGCTCATGCTGACTTTGGCGATCTACGTCTGGTTCTTCCTGTACCTGTTCCTGCTGCGGAGGGTCATTTTCGAGGACAATCGGATGGTGCTGCTCCTGGCCATCCTGTTCACGATGGTGGTGGTGATGTACGGCACGGCGCTGCGCATCGAGGCGATCGACGTGTACATGGTGCCTGTGGCCATAGCGGCGGTGCTGATGACCGTCATATTCGATTCCCGGGTCGCCATATTCGGCCTGTTGACCATGGCGGTGCTGGGATCGGTGCTGGCGGGCATGGACCTGGTGTATCTGCTCAGCACGCTGTTCGCAGGCACCCTGGGCGTATTCAGCGTGCGGGATATTCGCAACCGAAGCCAGTTCTTCGTCTCGGCCGGTGTGGTGTACCTGGGGTACGTGGTCATCCTTCTGGCCGCGTTCCTGCTCGAGAGCACATCGCTCGAACGGTTCCTGGATCAGCTGCTGTTTGTGGCTATCAACTCCGTGCTGGTCCTGCTGGCATACGGCTTCCTGTGGGCATTTGAACGCGGCTTTGGATTGACGACGGACGTGACACTTCTCGAGCTCTCCGATACCAATCGACCGCTGCTCAAGGAACTGTCCCTGAAGGCGCCCGGCACCTTCAACCACACGCTTCAGGTGGCCAACCTGGCCGAGGCGGCTGCGTCTGCAATCGGCGCAAACGCCCTCCTGACCCGGGTTGGTGCACTGTACCACGACGTCGGCAAGATGGAGAAGCCGGAGTACTTCGTGGAGAACCAGCGGGGAGGCCACAATCCACACGATCAGCTGAAGCCGCGCATGAGCGCGTTGATCATTGCGAGTCATGTCAAGGAGGGACTCGCCACGGCGGAGGAGTACGGGCTGCCGGACGCCGTGAACCGGTTCATCCCGATGCATCATGGCACCACGCGCATCGAGTACTTCTATCGCAAGGCCATCGATGGACAAAGCGATGACGATGAGGTCATGGAGTCGGATTTCCGGTACCCGGGTCCCCGACCGGACTCCAAGGAGACGGCCATTCTGATGCTTGCCGATTCCGTAGAGGCTGCGAGCCGGACTCTTGACAACCCGACCCACAAGAAGCTCAAGACGCTGATTGACGGCCTGGTCGAAAGTCGGGTGGACGACCACCAGCTATCGGATACGGATCTGACTTTCCGCGACCTGACCCGCATAAAGGAAACGTTCCTGAACCTGCTTATGGGGCAGTTTCATGGGCGCGTGAAGTATCCTGGCGGCACAGGAGAGGGTTCCGAAGCGGATGCGGACGCGCCGACGGCCACGAACGGTCAATCGGACACGTCTCCGGCTCCGACCGAGCAGACCAGCCGTCCGGACTAG
- a CDS encoding GntR family transcriptional regulator, protein MKFDIDRASSTPVSEQLAQQVRFLIATGQISTGETLPSTRSLADRLGISFHTVRKAYQILVDEGLATARPGHGFVASEYRPADKTDRLEAGAEVMARAVQQLVSMGLDESEMEYLLDEQLSQIQADDETAKVVFVASFTEFAESGARRLAEYFGLTVDAVPLALLDSHMDADYVVAPFPIARKVHEKLPRADIIGIRTQLPAEAVEVTSRMFDHETLLLVVRYSDAIPALSRRLRSDAGFTGQIIAAVMEDADPRLGSLVRQADAVLYTPATARRMRPHLAAAPANAIVELRLTGPELERVRGQLPL, encoded by the coding sequence GTGAAGTTCGACATCGATCGCGCCTCTTCGACGCCGGTGTCGGAGCAGCTGGCCCAGCAGGTCCGCTTTCTGATCGCCACCGGCCAGATCTCCACCGGAGAGACGCTGCCGTCCACGCGCTCGCTCGCGGACAGGCTGGGCATCTCCTTTCACACCGTGCGGAAAGCGTACCAGATCCTTGTCGATGAGGGGCTCGCCACGGCCAGGCCAGGACACGGATTCGTGGCCAGCGAGTACCGGCCGGCCGACAAAACCGATCGGCTTGAGGCAGGTGCGGAGGTCATGGCCCGGGCTGTTCAGCAACTCGTCTCGATGGGCCTGGATGAAAGCGAGATGGAGTACCTGCTGGATGAGCAGCTCTCGCAGATTCAGGCTGACGACGAAACTGCCAAGGTCGTCTTCGTCGCCAGCTTTACGGAGTTCGCGGAAAGTGGGGCCCGGCGTCTGGCCGAATACTTCGGGCTGACGGTCGATGCGGTGCCGCTGGCACTGCTGGACAGCCACATGGACGCGGACTACGTCGTGGCGCCGTTTCCCATCGCCCGGAAAGTCCATGAGAAGCTGCCTCGTGCCGATATCATAGGGATCCGCACCCAACTGCCCGCCGAGGCTGTGGAGGTGACCTCCCGCATGTTCGACCACGAGACGCTGCTGCTGGTGGTCCGGTACTCGGACGCGATCCCGGCGTTGAGCCGCCGCCTTCGCTCAGACGCCGGATTTACGGGGCAGATCATCGCTGCAGTGATGGAGGACGCGGATCCCCGGTTGGGCAGCCTTGTCCGGCAGGCAGATGCCGTCTTGTACACGCCGGCAACGGCGCGGCGCATGCGTCCTCACCTGGCCGCCGCGCCAGCGAACGCGATTGTCGAGTTGAGGCTGACTGGACCTGAGCTGGAGCGCGTGCGAGGGCAGCTTCCGCTCTAG
- the pruA gene encoding L-glutamate gamma-semialdehyde dehydrogenase: MNNLIPQTPTPVNEPVNSYAPGTARRASLKKRLAEMMREQVDIPAFIGGKEIRTGKTQDVRPPHNTAHKVGVFHEVGEDEIKEAIQSSVDARREWANMDWQDRAAIMLKAADLLAGPWRDTMNAATMVGQSKNAYQAEIDAACELIDFLRFNVHYMQQIYRDQPNSSPGIWNRVQYRGLEGFVFAVTPFNFTAIAGNLPTAPAMMGNSVVWKPASTQMLSAYYFYRIMEEAGLPPGVINMIPGPGRTVGQHVFSSPHLSGLHFTGSTGTFQHMWNVMAQNLPNYGTYPRIVGETGGKDFIFAHPSCDNAAVATAIVRGAFEYQGQKCSAASRVYIPSSCWGEIKDRMVSQLEEIKMGPVDDFSNFVNAVIDAKAFQSITGYIDGAKANPDVEVLFGGNYSDEEGYFIEPTVLVSNDPKSTTMCEEIFGPVVTIYVYEDADFDTTLQLLDETSPYALTGAIFAQDRRVIADVSNRLIDNAGNFYINDKPTGAVVGQQPFGGARASGTNDKAGSYLNLIRWVSARSVKENFNPPHHFAYPFMQPDE, translated from the coding sequence ATGAACAATCTCATTCCCCAGACTCCGACACCGGTCAATGAGCCGGTCAATTCCTACGCACCGGGCACGGCCAGGCGGGCCAGTCTGAAGAAGCGGCTGGCGGAGATGATGCGCGAGCAGGTCGACATTCCGGCCTTCATCGGCGGCAAAGAGATTCGGACCGGCAAAACCCAGGATGTGCGGCCGCCGCACAACACAGCCCACAAGGTGGGCGTCTTCCACGAAGTCGGCGAAGACGAAATCAAGGAGGCCATCCAGTCCTCCGTGGATGCGCGCCGCGAGTGGGCCAACATGGACTGGCAGGACCGGGCCGCCATCATGCTCAAGGCCGCCGATCTGCTCGCCGGACCGTGGCGGGACACCATGAACGCGGCCACCATGGTCGGGCAGTCGAAAAACGCCTACCAGGCGGAGATCGACGCTGCGTGCGAGCTGATCGACTTTCTGCGGTTCAACGTGCACTACATGCAGCAGATCTACCGGGATCAGCCGAACTCGAGCCCGGGCATCTGGAATCGCGTGCAGTACCGCGGCCTGGAGGGCTTTGTGTTTGCGGTCACGCCGTTCAACTTCACGGCCATCGCCGGCAACCTGCCGACGGCTCCGGCCATGATGGGCAATTCCGTGGTATGGAAGCCCGCGTCCACACAGATGCTCTCGGCGTACTATTTCTACCGGATCATGGAGGAAGCCGGTCTGCCGCCCGGGGTGATCAACATGATCCCCGGACCCGGAAGAACCGTCGGGCAACACGTCTTCTCGTCGCCGCACCTTAGCGGACTTCACTTTACCGGCTCAACCGGCACGTTCCAGCACATGTGGAACGTGATGGCCCAGAATCTGCCCAATTACGGCACCTACCCGCGAATCGTGGGCGAGACTGGCGGCAAGGACTTCATCTTTGCGCATCCCTCATGCGACAATGCGGCCGTCGCCACGGCCATCGTGCGTGGCGCGTTTGAGTACCAGGGCCAGAAGTGCTCCGCCGCCTCGCGCGTCTACATTCCCAGCTCGTGCTGGGGAGAAATCAAGGACCGCATGGTTTCCCAGCTCGAGGAGATCAAGATGGGTCCGGTGGACGATTTCTCGAACTTCGTCAACGCGGTCATCGACGCCAAGGCCTTCCAAAGCATCACGGGCTACATCGACGGCGCCAAGGCGAATCCTGACGTGGAGGTGCTCTTCGGCGGCAACTATTCCGATGAGGAAGGTTACTTTATCGAGCCGACCGTGCTGGTATCCAACGATCCGAAGTCGACGACCATGTGCGAAGAGATCTTCGGACCCGTCGTGACGATCTATGTCTACGAAGACGCCGATTTCGACACCACGCTGCAGCTTCTGGACGAGACTTCGCCCTATGCCCTCACGGGTGCTATTTTCGCACAGGATCGTCGCGTGATCGCGGACGTGTCCAACCGTCTTATCGACAACGCCGGCAACTTCTACATCAACGACAAGCCGACCGGTGCCGTGGTGGGCCAGCAGCCCTTCGGCGGCGCCCGCGCAAGTGGAACGAACGACAAGGCAGGCAGCTACCTGAACCTTATCCGGTGGGTCTCCGCCCGGTCAGTGAAGGAGAACTTCAACCCGCCACACCACTTCGCCTACCCCTTCATGCAGCCCGACGAATAA